In Brachionichthys hirsutus isolate HB-005 chromosome 20, CSIRO-AGI_Bhir_v1, whole genome shotgun sequence, the genomic stretch CGAAGTTGCGTCGCCGGCAGCTGGTTGAGAGGACCGGAAACCTAAACTGACCTTGTGGTGGTCATAACTGACGCTCGacatacacacactcagccCCTTAACGTGCCATCCAGAAAATCGATTACATTTTATTACctcggaataaaaaaaaaaaacgagatgGTTTACGAAGAAAGGACACAAGGAGGAGAAATTTGAAGATGGATGCCATCTGCATTCACCCGGTCCTTCAGAAGCAGAGGGAATTATTATAGGACTTTCTCTTTCACCTCGTGAATTCGTTTTTTTGCCATATTTCCAATAATATTTCAGAAGCAAATTAggcaaaattattatttttatctgatacatttttttgtctttcgggagaaaaaaaagattgaaaagaaaataaattgtgaCTCTGAATGAATCGACATTTAAGCAAACTCACAAAAGCATGTATGCAAGCTGCAGGACAGTGAACGCACCTTATCAATGATTCCCAACACTCTGTAAATTCCCAGCTCCTCAGCGGGATTCTGCtggcctcctctgctgctggtcgggCAGCACTGCTCCCTAAAACCCTGGAGGGAAAGGTTCAGCATTAAAATCCAGTCCCATTCACATCTTTTAGCAGTCAGACTTAGcatagacataaaaaaaaacggcGTTTTGCTTTAATCCTGCACTACTAGATTGTCTGGTCGACTACAGAACATGAATACAAgctgaaaacacaaaatcatcAGATTTTTGTGTTTCGGGTGAACAGTTTTCAGTCCTCATCAatttggattttatttcatgtttttaacacGAACTTGCTGTGATGATTTCAGGAATGCTAAAAGCAAAACCCTCTGCTTCAAATAGATTGCAGACCCTGTTGTATAcagggggggtcgtcgactcACAGCAGGTTGATTTTGCCACCGCACTGGTCTGTTCTTTAAGACGTACCAGAAAGCGAGCGATCGGAACAAGTTTAccacagtttctgcggtctcgcccacgatgtctaccgagaggacaTTGTCTCTTTCTAGTCCCCATTTagagaatcatgacgcagcacaATAttcttacggtaatttaacatgcgCCGACTTACGACCGAGTCAGCTTACGTCAAAGCCCCCAAAAAAGCTAACACAGACAGGCCAATGGAACTttcctcccactcccacccccACTCACCACGTTCTGTGTTGGCCCTTGACCCATGCTGTTTCTCAGATGTTGGCTGGATATTTGTTCTGCACGCATCAGATACTCTGCGGTCTTCGTCTTCACTGCCTCTCGCCGCGTGGGACTCGGCTCTCCTGGAAATTTATTCACGATTGGCAAGTTTAATTTAAAATCGAATAAACAAACTGAAGTTTCAGTTTCACACTACCGGTACTTCTCTTCAGTCCATGTGAACAGAGTGAAAGAAAAAGCCCTTTTTAGCTCCTCCCATTCTAAGTCAATTAGTTTGATTTGCATACAAAGGTTTGTGGGGGTTATCTTCCACTGTGGACTTTGACCCCAGCTTCATCACCAACACAACTTTCACAAAAATAATTTGAGCTTATTCCATGATGGCCCTGCAGTATCAATAAATTGCTGCAAATAAACACCAAAAAACTCCCTGCTATGAATTAAGCAGCCTAAAACCTTTGCGTAAAGAGACATAAATTGTCATTGTGATTCTTAAATATGTTGATTCACTACTGCAAATAAGTAGTCAagtaatacaaaaaaacaaacaacaccaGAGCATCTGCACCTGAATAACCGCCTCACTTTAAAAACTTTGTGTAACCAGAGTAAAACCTTTGCATAACTCAGCTTTAAAAGACCTAAAAACAACTCTTTGTCTTAATTACGTCTTAAGGGTATTATagttgggaccccccccccccctaaactgACCTTGCACTCCTTGCAGCAGCAGGTCCACTCCGCTGCTATAGTAGGTAAACGCTGCCTGGAAGTCTTGctctttctccttctgcagAGCCAAGCTGATCAGACCACCGGCTCTATCCAGGTAGTCCCAGTTGACGTCCTTCGAGTTGCCGCTTCCGGTTTTTGTCAGGCCGCTGGCGATGAGTGACGATCGACCTCGCCAGCTGACCTCAGGGACCGGGGCGGGAGACGGGGTACGGCGTTCACGTAAAGACGGCAAGCGAGGACTGTAGCTGCTGCCAATGTTTGTGGCTCCCCCGTGTGGTTGGTTTGGGGAGGTACGGCCTGAAGCCGCGCCATCATCCAGGCCAGTCAAAGAATCTGTATCCACAGCCAGAGAGGTCACATCGTTGTCACTGGATTGTCCTGGGGAGGAAAATAATGCAATACAGGCAGATAAATATACACAGATATGATAACAAGTCTTATGTGTGACCCAAAAGCTAACATTACGTGGatgtttttttatatgcaaACAGCAACTTCACCTCCATACTCAGATGTGACTTCCGCACCACTGAGGTCCCTTTGAACTGAAAAACATTCATACGTCTCTGAGCCGGCACCAATTGATCATCAATGATTTTATCTCGTTTGCAAACTGACACAATTGATTCTGTGGAGGAGTTAACGTGTGCAGCATTACCGTCAGAGCTACAGTCTGACAAACTGTCTGCAAGAAAGTCCGAAAAGGGCTCCGCTGGTCCGATGAGCTCCGAGCCGTCATGGACCTCACCTCCCTTGAAAAGTATTAAGCATATAGAAGTCATGTTCTCTCTGGGAACATATTCCTGTTTCTTCATGCGTATGTCTGGGTACCTGAAAGAAATCTTGGATGTTCGGACTGTTGTAGAGAGCAGGGATGTTAGCGGAGAACTGCAGCAGATCCTCAGAGCATTGTCTTCTCTCTTCTATTACCGAGTCATCAAAACgtcctgcacaaacacaaggaCATGAAAAGGGACTCTGGTACAGCGAGGCGGCCTATCACGTACGAGCAATGCCTACTGACTAACAACACGGAGAAACCTCAGAGGGAAGAGTAATCAATATTTCTGCAGTAGTTTCAAAGGTCAAAGATCAATAGTCTTGtgcttcttttttaaatacaagtacagtggaacctcggttgtcgaacataatttgttccgtaattctgtttgaaaactgaaactatatttcccataataaataatggaaacagGATTAATCCGTTCCTAAGCACCAGATAAAAGCTCATTTACAACCTACAGTTATATAaatgtgtatctaaacaacgGATAAcacataaatgtgtaaatagtacaaaaaacaaaagcatagtAAAAGATAATTTAGCCcatttctgtatcatttacataaCGTTTTTGCTGCAATGTCGGGAAGGACAGAAAGAAGGGGAAagtatgggacctttaagaaaAGTTGAAATAATCTATTTCTCCATACCAGAGAACTGCCAGAGAACCGCGGTCTCGGAATAGGTccaatgcaaacatttaaattcttaaTCAGGGCACATATTTGTCACAGGGATGGAGAGAGTAAATTTCTTACCAAAGACTTTGGCTCTGGCAAAGGGTGGAAACAGCTCCGACTGGCAACAGACATTCTTGTGCAGCTGCCAGAGATCTTGATGCAGCTTCCGGAAATCACTGTATCTCTTCCACACTATTAtctaaatcagaatcagaatcagtttattgccattgtcagtgagggtacACAGACGAGCAACATTTGTCGGTGTAATCGCGCAGAGCGGATAGAAGAGATTACGACAGGGTGGACCATTCAATCATTCTGGAATCAAAGACATGTGATGATGAGCTGATGGTGGGTTGCTATTCCAGCTTGGTAAAACGTTTACCGATCTGCTGCTGTGAGAAACAGTAGCGCTGTTCAGTATTGCAGGAGTGTGTTTCCGGCTCTCTTCCACAAATCAAATGCAGAGCAGTAATCAACATCACGCCTGCTTAGTTAGCACTGCTTCCTGGGCAGCCTGCATTCCTCAGTGTGTGTCGACTGTAAGACAGCCAGCTCGtctttgttttatgtgtgtTCATAGATACGTATATGATGATGACACAGAGAAAGAGCCACACATCCTTTAAAAGCTTTTACGAGACAAAATAACTGTTCTGAGTGAGGTGAAGATGTTAGAGACATTCCAATCTTTGGAAAATCGCATTCTGAGTCTGACTCTATAAAGATTGTGAGCATAGAATGCAAAAAATGCTCAACACATTAATAAGGGCAGACACGGAGTGAAGCATTTATCCTGCTTTAAACtaagcacatttatttaatagatactgtgaaaataaaaagcttacaaatattttattatatttatctcAGAATTTCCCCAACTAATTTTATCTGAAAATGTAAAGGAAAACATATATTGTTTTGACACTGCACCAAAGCTCGTCCTCAGTCCCTGCAGGGATGTCTTCGTAGTCACAAAgaggattaaaaacaaaaactcttaCCTCTTGGACATCCTCCGGGTTCTTCCTGGAGATGATCTGTGTGGAAACGGCAGAGGTAAATACAGAGCCGTGTCAGCGGTCCGCTGCGAGGCCGGCACAAGTATGAACAAGGAGTTTTCTGTGGTGAATGACAGAACTCTCCAGTGTGAGAGGAGACATCaccaacagggggggggggggggggtgttaaccTACTGAGCTAGGAGAGTGTTGCATGATGGGATACGTTGACTAATTTCATCAACTGAGTATTTGTCTATAACGGCCTTTTATCTAGGAGTACCGGAGTCCTCGTAAACTAAATCTGGTTCAACATTCAAGGATTACCGTCATCGGGATGAATAAGATTCAACATAAATAAGCGGACTACAGGAGTCTCAAAATTATTGAACCTGATACGACATCTCTGTACTTTGCAGAGCTCCATCTCATGACTGAAAATGTGCCGCAAAGTCAGACACCAGCTCCTGCCAGCATTCCTGAGAACTCTTAGCCCATTGCTCATGGGCAAACACCTGCAAGTCTGTAATACGGATTTCTGGCACAACACACTGCAAGCACCTGCTTGAAATCTTAGCTGAGATTTTATATAGTTAGGATTCAAATCAGGCAAATGTGACTATGCAAGAGACACTCCATGTCTTATAAAGATGATTTTCAGTATAATGGAGCGGACTTATCTTGTGCCTCTGAGGAGGTGTACGTCAATGGGTTCAGGCATGTTGTGGAAAATTTTTGTTTACAGGAAATGCACTGAAAATCTACAATTAAAGTAAATCTGTGAAAGTGGGCAACAGTTTTGATGACATCTGTTCTGGAAATGTGTGCTCTTAAGATGCTATTCGGGAATATAAATCACTTAGCTCTGAAAACATGACAATTCAGGTTAATTTTGGACAGGGGACAGATTTCATTTAGCTATAATATCATAAAGCTGCATTTACCTTTGGCTTAGCTGGTTAGCCTTTGGATTAAATCTGTCTGTCTATGGTTAATACTGCTGAATTTACCAACTAGTCAATCTATCTCCTCTGGGTGAAAATAATATACGTTAGAATtatgtaaatatttatattagtGGCATACATGCGTCAACCAAAGGTGTAATAGTAATAGCTAATACGCAATAACCTTTTAATAGCGTTGCTTGTTTTTACATCATATTAGCTTGACAGCACCCCTCTCAGACTATAGCTAGCTATAGCTAACAACAATACAAATTAGCCTTCGTGCTAGAAATGCTATCCTCCATTCACTTACCCTAGCGGTAACTTTGTACACAGTGTATCCTTTCTGGTGCTTTTTAGCATCCGTGACAGTATAAAACCGAGCAAGTTCTCCTCTGTCCCGCTGCGATATCATTCTGATAGTGACAACATTGCCAAAGCTATCAGCATCCTAGCCGTCCACATTCATTCCCTGTCAGGACAGTGACAAGCCAACTCTCGCGAGACAAAGGAAATACAACCGCaacttcaaaaagaaaaaaagaaaaagactatAAACGTAAATAAAGCATAAATAGAGCGTCGATTTAAGCAGtcaacatattaaaaataaaaccactcgGAATTTGAAAATCAATAATTTACTTTAGCTTCTTCGTTTGTACTTTAAGTGATAAAATATCATGGATGGTTTTCACTGACCTTGATGAATGTtgttccatccttccatccaatTACTTTAAGATACATAAAGCAATGTAGTTCATTTAGACTGATTAAAATATAACCATGAAAATGCTGACTTAAGTATATGAATAATCTTTAAAAGAATCTTTAACTTAttgtgtaataaaaataaataaataacacaattcCCTATAAACTTGGTAAATTCCTTTATTTCTTCTGGGAAAAACAATAGATCATAGTTAGGCTACATGTGTCACAAAAGActgatttttctgttttgagagggaggtggagagagagcaaATTACAATTTTGAAAAACATCAAAGAGCATAAATTACAAATTTGGAATAATTTGACAAATTGTCCAAAAAGCCACACATTCTTCTATAACTATACAAGACCAAAATAAATCAACGACAAAAATAGTTcagaaagaaaccaaaagcctGTGGAAATTAATTCCAATGTAAATGATTGGCTCTATACGAGATAATTTGTACACATGTAAACAAAAAGGTTTATTGTGTATGTAAGAAATAGAGAAAAGTACACATGGGTTAAGCATTCAATATGCATAAACTGAAGTTatgttacacacacaaataataaaatctaGGCTCAAttctacaaatatatattttttatgattgGTAAAGTATAGAGTAGTGCCTATTAATCTGTCAATATTTACaccaaagacaaataaaatgcattgaaaataaagaaggaaaagaaaacagcacTTTCCTATTAATATGTATAAGCAAAATTGGATGCAACGGAAATTTATTAATCTGGCCTTCCCTTTATTAAGCTTGGGCTGACTTGGACCTGTTTTTTGAGTCAAGTCACATGACTGCAGTCCAGAGCAGCAAAAGTATAATTCCTGCTGTGTTGAAAATCCAGGTAGAGGCAAGTCTGCTTGCAGCATTAGGAGGGTCACAGGTGGCAACAGCAGGCATCTCCATCATCTCCATGATCTTGCCATCTTCATAAAATGAGTTGCTGAGCTGTAAATAAGATAAcaccataaaaaaaagtttctctCTTAATGATATGCTTCCACATGaaacaagcatgaaataaaaaaaacaatattttgacatgctgtgtctaacaaaaaaaaatacattctgatTCTTTGTCGTGAgataaatgacacaaaatgtaAGTGCAGAGAAAACATGCAGAGCCACAGAAAAGTAAAGCTGTGTCGCTCAAGCAGAAAATTGCATTATTAATggtatgatatatatatatatagtaattgTTTTACGTGAACACTTGGGAAACAGAACAAAAGCAATGGGAACAAGAGGATTTgtaaagaggaataaaaaattTTTAAtgtaatggggaaaaaatacatttgtatttataagAAATTCATGTGCGATTGTAAAAGAgtgaaaatgaagataaaaaaaaacactttcatggCAATAATTATTTAAAGAACAGACAATTAGTCAAAAAAAATGACTTAAGAGTTGTTAATTAACAGTAGAAAAATAgtagaaattaaaataataatatttagtCCGATTGTTACGTACGTTTTCATGAATTGCAAGTTGAAGCTGTGGTACAGTCTTTAACAAAGTCTCATGCGTGACAACGTCATTCTTGGTAAAAATTGTGTTATTCTCAAACATCCTGTCAGAAAATAGCAAAGAGCGACATTAGAAGAGGATAACAGGACACTCGTGTATAAAAAGGTAACATATTTCATGGCAGTATTCTGTGAAGGGCTGCATCTTGTCTTACCGGTTGCTTGTGCCCATCAGTGGATGGTTTGTGTTTGGATGGCTAAGGCATGATGAGATCTTGATTTCTGGGTAGTAGAACAGGAAAGCCAAACACATCTCATCATAACTTCCTAAGCCTTGCTGAAAAAGGAAGATGTAAAAGTTGAGtcttaaaaaatatttcagaaatAACTTTACTTCGGTATTGTTTTTATTGCTCTAAATAATAAAggtgtttatttaaatgtgtagTTTGAATTCCACTCACTTGACTGATGGTTATTTcgtataatttatttatttttcatacatACAttatctttgctttttgcatttgatttttTATGGATTTTTCAAACAGCACTGATTTTGATTTGGAGCACTTTATAAGTGTAATGACTCTAGGCCATACAGTGTTGCCCACCTTAGTGACTTTGGTGCGGTTGATAGTGCTGTAGACGCACTCCACTACAATCTGATCCCCCTGTAATAGGAGATAAGTCATAACGCAGCCTAATATTTAGAGTAATTATGTATTGTTTTAACAGACGAAACAGCTTATTACTTACAAGACGCAGCTTTGTAATAGGTGGGCATAATATGTGGCCTTGCAGGAAATTGGGACCTACCGGTTTGATGGTCTTGATGGATCCCAAATTGACAACCTGTTGCAGCTCAAAATTGTAATTAATATCCACAGCCAAAAGGCCAATCTGGATTCCATCTCTATAGTGAGAGAAAATACAAGGTTAGAGCAAAAACACTGCTCCCCTAAtgtcatgtatttatttatttatttattggtgtcATGTAAATAACTTGTAGTTGCCAACAATTCATTCCTGTGTTTCCATAAAAAGGTCCCAATCTGTAAATCTTAAATATCAAATAACTTTCTCACCTGAAGTATCCCACTCTGACTTCTTTCCCAGCATAGTGAGTGTGCAAGCCAACAGCAAATACAGAAAGATCCGGCTGATGATCCAAAAGCTGTCGGGTGGAAAGTGAAGACGCGGCATAAACACTTTAAGGGTTATTACTATATCTTAGCTTTTTCTGTAATAACCGCCGCTGCGTTCCGTTCACACCACGCTGATACAGACCTGAGACATTTGCGTGGTATTACACGTGCCGTAGGTGTGGAATCGCTCAACTTTTGGGGGAATGTTATACGGCAATGGGAAAGCTGGGATCAATCCTGTGGTCAAGATGCCGACGTCATGCTGCTGGACTTCGGTGGATATAGGCCGATAGTACAGTCTCAGGCCTGAGCTGTCTATTCTCGCTAAACAGGATGCGAAAGAACACAGAAAAGAAGATGTGAGCGACAGTGGGACTTTTAGACAGTATATAGCATTGTGTTGTTATGGGGCCATGCATTGTTCAAACAGGCCATATAATCTATTATGATGCCCTGGCCACAATTTATAGAGAGCAAGCACCAGTTTTACGCATGAAAATCAACTTAAAGGGATTTAAAATTCTGTGCATGCAAAAGCAGGTCACATCAAACTGTCAAGGCAAGGACTAGTTAAATATGAAAGCAATGCATTTTTGTAAATGACCTAAAGGCCTAAAGGTCATGCACTGTCCTGTGCTGCTTTCATTGTCATCGACCCACATGTGAGTCCTGCAAGTTCATAGAATTGCAGTGCTGGTTACTCGTGGCAGCGTATGATTGAAACATTCAATGTTAAAGTTGTATGTACCTGATAGCTTCACATTATTGTAGTGGATTTCCAGCCTGAAGAATATATCTCTGGCCTCGCCCCCGACAGGGATACCTATATTTTCTGGTAACTCAAACTCCTGAGATGTCATGGATAAATTGCAGATCAGATTGGGCACGAATGACAGTGGCATACAATACAACAAAAAAGACAGCAAGACGCCTTGGCTGTCTTATATAGGTAATTAataatgatatatatttttttgaaatcAGGGTTGGAACCCTGAGGGCCCCTAACCTTTCCTCCCACTGCCCAAGCAGCCACAACTTGAAAGCAGGCAGACCCCTCTTTGCCAATCCTGGAACAGTCTGCTTCAGCCGGTTCTGTGACGAATGCGGGACAGCGGTAGAGCAGCAGGTGATGAACGATGTCAGGGTTTTCAATCAGTGGCTCAATCTGAGGTAAAGACAAAAGAGAGTTCACACAGAAAAAAGGTTAAAAGTACTGGCAAGTtttcagattagattagatctACTCTTTCATAGgtacaaatgaataaaatgtacttTACGCCTCTTGTAAGGAATAACATTAAATGGTTGTTTTTGGTGGAAGGTGACGGAGGAGTGACGGCGGTATTATGAAGAAAGAAGGATTACCAGATATATGTGATGTTTTGTATTTAAGGCTGAAAGCTTCATGATTTTACAGTGGTAGTAGGTCTCAACAGCGGGGACAGACAcctgcaaaaaagaaatcaaagtgAGTGAAATACAACCTGTGTTCCCATTAGTTTAAAGGtgtggcattttgtttttcagtctcTTCTCTGTAAATTAATTTTCTTATAAGTAGGAAAAAAAAGCCCTGGGCTGTATCTCAGGTCTCATGTTagatattatatttaaaaagataaatttGCTTCATagaaaacaataaacaacagtGAAAACATTTCCGGACAATTCCCACAAGCGTCTGTGTCATAActatatagttgttgttgttttttttactttgtacaTTGTAGCATTAAAATATTTGGGATTGGATAAAGTAGCTCTGGACTTGTGGCTCAGCAGGTTGACTTCCTTTGTGCCTTTACGGCCATGATGGTAAGCGATGTCATCCGTTAATCCATATCCGTAAATCAGTTTAATGGCTTGATTCTGAaatgaataacaaaaaaaaagattcatgaAAATATAATATGGTACAAAAGCATGACAGAGCATTAATTTAGGTCAAATGGTCAAACGGAATAAATTaattctttattttgaaaagactGTCGAAATTCAAATGGTTTGCCTTCTACACTTCCCTGCAACAAATGTCAGTCAGCTTTCATTTCCAAACACAAATAGGATTTGTGGCGTTCGATTCACAATAAAATCTTGCGTGCCTCGCTGCGCTGTCGTCGTCATCTCCACGTGAATGTGACTGATACGACAAAAAAGGAACGGAACAAAAGAACCCATATGAGATAGTTTACATGAATGCATGTGTGACGCCGGCTATGTGTGGTCACATAGTTTTGTCTTGTTGTGTAATTTGTAATTGCAGATATTAGGATGTTTTGAAGTTTGAGATGCAGTGCCCACTATCACCGCTAGATGGAAACACCGGTTTGGGAGACGGTTTTTGGgcgctgcttcctgcttcctgcttcctgtcagtcGGCAAGCAGAACGCCAGGACAGCACATTAACatttgtctccgtctcacttTTTGATGTTTGCAGGTTTGTGGAGTCTCGCAAAACATCACAATCGTCCCAGGCGAAGCCCACAACTCGTATTTCCTTTGGTGATACTTCATGGTTGATGGTGGAGTCTATTTTTGTAGAAATACAGCTGTTTGCAT encodes the following:
- the moxd1l gene encoding DBH-like monooxygenase protein 2 homolog; its protein translation is MRSLLSLFYLFLVGTKKTEATDPNLPFMEYLDQNHLVCLKWGFDDLRDNITMLLVINTTGWVGFGFSPNGGMHGSDIVMGGFGPSGIYFKDYHATGNAMPLEDTQQSYTLLSAAESNGQTTLTFRRSINSCDNQDFHITNQAIKLIYGYGLTDDIAYHHGRKGTKEVNLLSHKSRATLSNPKYFNATMYKVSVPAVETYYHCKIMKLSALNTKHHIYLIEPLIENPDIVHHLLLYRCPAFVTEPAEADCSRIGKEGSACFQVVAAWAVGGKEFELPENIGIPVGGEARDIFFRLEIHYNNVKLSARIDSSGLRLYYRPISTEVQQHDVGILTTGLIPAFPLPYNIPPKVERFHTYGTCNTTQMSQLLDHQPDLSVFAVGLHTHYAGKEVRVGYFRDGIQIGLLAVDINYNFELQQVVNLGSIKTIKPGDQIVVECVYSTINRTKVTKQGLGSYDEMCLAFLFYYPEIKISSCLSHPNTNHPLMGTSNRMFENNTIFTKNDVVTHETLLKTVPQLQLAIHENLSNSFYEDGKIMEMMEMPAVATCDPPNAASRLASTWIFNTAGIILLLLWTAVM